GTCCGGTGCCGGCGGCAGCGACGATGCTCACCGGCCCCGGAGGGCAGGCGTTGGCCATGCCCATGGCCACCCCCCGGATAATGATGGTGCCGCAGTCGGGGCCCATGACGAGCAGCCCTTTTTCGGCGGCGGCCTTCTTTATTTCCACTTCCTTCTCCACGGGCACGTTGTCGGAGTAGAGCATGACGTTGAGGCCCTTTTCGATGCAGTCCATGGCCACGTCGCCGGCGTACCTCCCAGCCACGGAGATCAGCGCGAGGTTTGCGTCGGGGAGGACCGAAAGCGCTCCGTCAAGGCTCTTGGGGCGGTAGTCGCCCCCTGAATCCGCCTTTCTCCCCGGAGGATTTGCGAGATATTCCTTCGCCTTCGCCAGGGCTGCCGTCAGGACGTCCTCTCTCTCCGCCTCCGGAGCACCGGTTTTGACGGCGATGATGAGATCGTTGGGCGTGGCGTCAACGCCGGTGAGGTCGAATCCGCCGGAGCCCATGATTTTGTAGTTCGCCTCGGTTCCCATGCTCAGGGAGGCTACGGAGACGCCGTCATCCTTCAGGAGCTCCTTTGCCACGAGCATGAGGGTGACGCTGTCGTAATAGGTTCTCCGGACAATTTCAATCCGCTGATGTGAAGAGGGCACAGTTCCTCCTCCTTTCCCGCTTATCCGGTCCGCTCCCGGCAGAGGGCTTCCGCAAGCCCTGCCAGCCAGGCGCGGCCGGAGGTATGACCCCAGTCCGCAATACTCCCGGCACTTCCCGTTACTGCCCCCGGATCTTCCGATGCAAGAGCGCAAAGAAGCCGTTTTGCCCGAAACCAGATGCCCCCTGCGAAGGCGTCCCGGAGCATTTCTCCCGAGAGCCACGACGTGAGGCCGGGGACAGGGTGAAAAGGAACGTCTTTTCCCTGCCAGAGCATGCCCGTGGCAAGGCCGGAAAGAAAATCATCCCCTGCGGGGGTGCTGCCCGGCCCGAGGCCGATGAGTTCATTCCAGGCCCGCCGGATAACCGGCTCCTGCAAATCCGACAGCTCATCGGAAAGAAAATCCCCCCACTCGGCAACGAGCCCTCTCCAGCGGGGGTTCATCTTTTCCGCCGGAAGGGCGGAATCGTAGGTCACATGAACATCCGCGGGGCGGACGGCAATTTTTTCCCCCGCCCGGACCGGCGGGAGCGTTTCCACGAGGAAGGTTCTCGGCCCCATGTCCTCCGGAGAGGTCACAAGGGACCATCGTCTCCGCTTCTCTCCTTCTTCGAGATTGACCGTTCTTCTGTATATCTCGCGGACGGAGAGGGACACCGGCTTTTGGCCGGTGTCGGCGCTCCGTCCGGAGACGGGGAGTGCAAATCCGATCAGACAGCGCCGTCCTTTTTGAGCTCTTCGAACTCGGCGGCGGAGAATCCGAGATACGACGTCAGAATCTTCTCCGTATGCTCGCCGAGCACCGGCGCGGGGGCCTCAATTTCAGAGGGCGTTTCGGAAAACTTGATCGGAACGCCGGGGATCCTGGTCGCACCGGCTATCGGGTGGAGTATGTCGACGATCATCTTCCGCGCAAGCACCTGGGGGTCATTGACCACATGGGCCATGTCGTTGATAGGACCGCAGGGAACGTGACTTTTCTCAAGGGCCGAAAGCCAATATTCCGTCGTCTGACGGACCGTGCGCTCCTCCATGATCACTTTCAGCGCATCGAAATTCGTCACCCGTCCGGGGTTATCCGCGAAGCGGGGATCATTCTCGAACTCCTCCATCCCGAGGACGCCGCAGAATCTGTGCCAGATATCGTCGTTGCCCACAGCAATGTTCATCACGCCGTCCGCGGTTGCAAGCGTAGCGAAAGGCGAGATCGCAGGGTGTTTGTTGCCCATTGGACGGGGAATATCTCCAGTCACGAGGTAGCGGGAGACGGCGTTTTCCAGCACGGCCACCATGCAGTCGAGCATGGCGACATCGACAAGCTGGCCTCTGCCTGTCTTCAAGCGCGAGTTCACCGCGGCGAGAACACCGATGGTGGTGAAAAGACCTGCAAAAATATCCGCGATCGAACTCCCCACCTTCGTGGGAGTATGCTCATCGGGACCGGTGACGCTCATCATGCCGCCCATACCCTGGATAATCACGTCCATGGCGGGGCGTCTGCTGTACGGGCCGGTCTGACCGAACCCGGAGCTTGCCGCATAGATCAGGCGGGGGTTCTCTTTGCGGAGATCCTCATACCCCAGGCCGAGCTTGTCCATCGTCCCGGGCTTGAAGTTCTCAATGAGAATGTCGCTCTTCCTGGCGAGAGACTTGAGGATTTCCTTGCCTTTTTCGTGTTTCAGATTCAGCGTGACGCTTTTCTTGCCCCGGTTGAGGCTCATGAAATAAGCGCTCTCGCCCCCCTGGAAGGGGGGATACGCACGGGTATCGTCTCCTCCGTCGGGACGTTCGATCTTGATGACCTCGGCCCCCATGTCGGCGAACATCATGGCGGCAAACGGCCCCGCGAGCACCCTGGTCATGTCCAGTACAACAAGTCCTTCCAACGGTTTCATAGGGAATACACCTCCGGAATCTCCAGCTGCGGCGCACAGAATTGCAGCCCGCTCTCCTTACTGCCTCCGGCCCCGCCGGATGTAGGCTTGTGACAAAATGGCGGGGACCTCACGATACTCTCTGAATGTCATCTCTATCCAGCCTCGATGCGGACCGGGAAGATATACCCGGTTGCCGAAAAACGCCTGTAAAGGTACAAAATCACGTTTTACACACAGCTTATTTTATCATACAATATGTTTGGATTTGAAGAATTACAATGTCATTATATAACACAAATGCTCTTCCTTTCCGGCACCCCCTGACACCGGCCGGAAGGAGGATGCACACAAAAAGAGGTACATTTGACATGATCGTTGCCGACCTTCTGAAAAAACACCTGTTTCCCGACTTCCAGATTCTTGCCGGCAGCGGGGGCCTCAGCCGGGAGATCAGCGCCGTCTCCGTCCTGGAGGCGCCCGACGCCGACCACTGGATGCGCGGCGGCGAGTTCCTCGTGGGGAGCGGCTTCGTCTTCAGGGACGACCCCGAGCAGCTCACCCCCCTCATCAGCAGGATGAATGCCAAGGGCATCGCGGCGGTGGGCTTCAAGCTCGACCGCTTCCACCACAGGCTGCCGGAAAGCATGACCGCCGAGGCTGACGCCCTGCAGCTTCCCATCCTGGAAGTGCCCATGCACTACCGCTGGACGGACATCATCGACGTGATCCACACCCACCTGGTCCAGGAGCGGAACAGGGACCGGCCCGACGACCTCAGCGCCTTCTGGGAGGAGAGCCTCGACTTCCGGAAACTCATGTCCGGCTTCGCCCAGAACCTCCAGCGGGATCTCCTGGTGCAGGCTCCCCAGCTTGATCTCAACAACCTCTTTCTCTCCGAAGGTTCCATCCTCGGCGGCGAGGCAGTGCAGAAATGCCTGGACCTGCCGGTGGTACAGGAGACGGCCCTTCCCAAAAGGGGACAGGTCCATTCCTGCGTGGAGGTCAGGAACAGCGGGCAGATTCAGCGGTTCGCCGCCTATCGGCTGAGGCTCGACACCCCCATCTCCATTTTTGTCGTCCTCTCCCCGGGTGAACTCTCCCCGTCGGCCCGGCAGGAGCGGATGGTGCTGAGAGCCCTGACCATGCTCAGGGCGTCTGCCCTCGAAATCGCCATCGTGTCCAGCAAAAAGGTGATGAAGAAGGAGCGGTTCCTCGAGGGGCTCTGCTTCGGCCTGTACTGCGACCCCGCCATGATCCGCATCAACCTCAGGGAGCTGGCAATCCCCCTCTCCCTTCCGGCTTCGGTACTTATCGCCTCCACCGCCGACGGGCTTTCAACGCCCCGCTGGACATCCCCGTCGGGCCTGAGCTACCGGCTCGGCAACACCTGGGTCACCCTCATTCCCTCTTCCGACATCGAAAACCTGAAAGATTCTCTCCAGCAGGAGGGATCTGCCCTGGGGTTTCATTTTTCCTTCGGCTCCCCGGCCGGCGACCTCATGGAAATTTCCCGGTCCTACCAGGAGGCCCGGAGAACCTTCTCCCTGCTTCGGGATTTCTCCCTTCCCCCGGGGGTCTACTTCTACGAAGAACTCTCCCTGTTCGGCCTCCTGCAGAGCATGTCCAAACTGGCCGAGGCACGGGATGTCTGGGAGAGATTCTGGGAACCCCTGGAAAAGGACCCCTCCCAGGCCCGGCGGAGCCTGCCCCTGAAGGAACTGGCATCCATGCTCGTGGCCAGGGATTTCAACGCGAAATCCTGCGCCGGGGGGCTTCACCTTCATTACAATACCGTCAGGAACTACCTCAGGGAGATCGAGACATTGCTGAAAGTGGACCTGAACAACCCCCATCACCGTCTCGGCATCACCCTGGCCTGCCACATCAACGGGAGCATCGCCCGGGAACGGTCCTCCCTTTCCTAGCCGCCCTCCCCCGCCGCCAGTGCCCTGGCGGCGGAGATGGCCTTCCGGATGCCTTCGTAGCCGGTGCACCGGCAGAGGTTGGACTCGAGCCACTCCCGGTCCGTTTCGTCATCCGGTTCAGGATGAGCGGCTATAAGGGAATGGGCGTTGAGCAAAAACCCCGCCGTGCAATAGCCGCACTGAAACCCGTTGAACTCCAGGAAGGCTTTCTGTACCGGGGTATCCTTCAGTCCTTCGGCGGTGGTGATCCTGTGCCCTTCCGCTTCCACTGCCAGCAGAAGGCAGGACTTCACGGGAAGGCCGTCGAGAAGGACCGTGCAGGCCCCGCAGTCTCCGTTTTCGCACCCGGCCTTGGCCCCGGTGAGGCCGAGCTCTTCCCGGAGCACCCGGAGAAGGGTGTCCGAGGGCCTGGCCGCCACAGCCCGCCGTTCACCGTTCACCAGGAGGTTCAGTTCCGTGATGCCGGACAGCCGCTTCATGAGGGGACCACCTCCAGGGAGAGAAGTATATCCTCGAGAACCTGTACGAGAAGGGCCTTCCTGTACCCGGCCCCGGCCAGGGCGTCTTCCCTGACCCTGTGGGGAAGACTTTCCGCGACCTTCTCCGGGGGCGTGACCGCCGCCGCGGATAGGGCGACGGGATAGTCGAACACCCCGGAGAGGGCGATGTCCACCGTCTCACCATCCCGCACCGCCGCTCCGGAGCAGAGGGGGTAATCCACCCTCCCGCCCCGGACCTTCCGGGACGAGGCAAAGGGAAGGGATGCGAAGCGCTCATCCACGGTGAGGGCCACCAGGAATTCTCCTTCGCCGAGCTTCAGCCGCCTGTCGAAGGCAGTTTCAAGAGCCTCCTCCCGGAGTCCCTCCGAACCGAAGACCAGGGCGACCCCGGCGGCGCACAGGAAGGGCAGGACCGCCTCCCTGTAGGGAAGGGCGCCGCAGACATTCCCGCCGAGGCTGAGGCGGTTCCGGACCGTCTTGTCCGCCACGGTCCGGGCCACAGCGGACAGCAGGGGGAACCCGCCCCGCTCAACCGCATCGGTGAGAGAGCAGGCCGCGCCAAAGACGAGTCGCCCCCCGAAACACCCCAGGGCACGGCACTCCGGGACGCCCTTGAGGTCGATGACGCAGTCCGGGGAGAACGCGCCGCTTCGGGCAAGGGCGACGATCTCCGTCCCCCCCCCGTAATACGCCGGGTTCTTTCCGGCCCGTTTTTCCTCTCTCCAGGCGTCCCTGGCCTCCTCCAGGCTTTCGGGAAGTATGTAGTCGAAATCCCGGGCGATCATCGGTTTTCCTCCTTTTTTCTGAGAGCCTTCCAGATAGCCTCCGCCGTAACCGGCAGAGAGCGGAATTCCGTGCCGAAGGCCCTGGACAGGGCTCCGGCCACTGCGCCCGGAATTCCGAGGACCCCCTGCTCTCCCATGCCCCTCATGCCCAGGGGCCCCCCGTGCTGGGGCGTTTCCAGAAAGCATACATCGTACTCCGGATCCTCGCCGTACCGGGGGATCTTGTAGTGCCGCAGGGAACCGTTGAGCACCCTGCCGGAGGAAGAGAACCGGAATCCCTCGGAGCAGGAGAAACCGAGGGCCATCTCCATGGCCCCCACGGCCTGCCCCCGGGCGAGGTCCGGGTTGATCACCCGTCCCACGTCCATGGCGCAGACGGCCCGGACCACCCGGTACGAGCCGTCCCGGGGATTTCCCTCCACCTCCACAGCCTCGGCCCCAAGGGTCCATTCCAGGGCGGGGTTTCCCCCGCCCGTGGCGGGATCGATGGAGGACAGCCCGGGAGCGATGTACCGTCCCACGCCGAACACCTGCCCTTCCACCGAATTGCCTCCCGGATAGGTGTACCCTAGCACCACGGCGGAGAGGGGAAGCCCTCTTTCAGGATCGCCTCCGTGATAGACCCGTCCTCCCCCGACCTCGAGATCGCCGGGGCTGCACCGCAGAACGATGGACGCCGTGCGCCGGATCCTCTCAATGGCCATGCCCGCCGCCTCGAGGGCGGCGTTCCCCGCCATGAAGACCGACCGGCTCGCGGCGGTGGCCCAGTCATGGGGAGACCGGGACGTGTCCACCTCCGTGTGGACGTGGACCATGTCCGGAGAGACGCCGAACCGGTCGGCCACCATCTGGGCGAGGGCGGTGTGGGCCGCCTGGCCGATCTCGGTGACACCCACCGAGAGGTTCATGGAGCCGTCCTCGTTGAAGGTGAGGATGGCCCCCGCGTCAGTGTTCGGAGGCATGGCGGGTGCCTTCCAGAAGGCGCCGATCCCCTTTCCCGTGACGTTCCCCGAAGGGAGGGTCCCCGAGGCTCCCTCATCCCACCGGATCATCTCCGCCGCCTTCCGGATGCACCCGGGAAGATCCCCTGTGCTCGAGTCCATGACGCTGCCCGTGGGGCTCCTGTCCCCCGGCCTGATGGCGTTTCGGATCCGCAGCTCCACGGGGTCGAACCCGCCTGCCGCCGCCAGGGCATCCATGGCCCGCTCCACCGCGAAGCAGAGCTCGATGTGGCCGAAGCCCCTGTAGGCCGTGGCGAAGGGGGAGTTGGTATAGACGCAGAGGGAATCGCAGGTCACGTTCTCCGTCCGGTAGGGGCCGGTGCAGGCGATGGCGGCCGCCCGGCTCACGTTCACCGCGTAGTCGGCAAAGGCGCCGCTGTTGAAGAGGTACAGCAGGTCCATGGCGAGGAGGTTTCCCTTCCGGTCGGCGGCTATCTTCACCGTGGCCTCCAGGCCGATGTGTCCCGGAGAGGCGGTCATGTCCAGTTCCCTGGTGTTGGCCAGGCGGACGGGCCGGCCTCCCACGGCCCGGGAAAGCAGCACGGCAAGGCCTTCGAGCTGGATGCCTGCCTTGCCCCCGAAACCGCCCCCGCAGGGCGGGGCGATGACGGTGATCTTCCCCTGGGGAATCCCGAGGAATATGCCAAGGAGATTCCGCACCACGAAGGGAGCCTGGGTGGAAGAATAGACCATGTGCCTGCCGTCTGCCCGGATGGAGGCCACGGCGCACCGGGGCTCCATGGCGGCGTGGTCTCCGGGGGGGAAGGACACGGACACTTCCGCCGTCACCTCCGCGGCGGCAAAGGCGGCGGACGGGTCCCCTTTCCGGATTTTTGTCCGGTTGGCCACGTTGGTCCCGGGCTCGGGAAGAATGTCGGGGATGTGGGAATACATTTCCATTTCGGGATGAAGCACCGGAGCGCCGTCCTCCAGGGCTGCCCGGGGCGAGAGAACCGCCGGGAGAGGTTCGTACTCCACCCGGATTTTTCCGGCGGCATACCGGGCCTCCCGCTCGCTGTCGGCCACCACGGCCGCCACGGGTTCCC
This genomic stretch from Aminivibrio pyruvatiphilus harbors:
- a CDS encoding DUF2877 domain-containing protein — translated: MSLSVREIYRRTVNLEEGEKRRRWSLVTSPEDMGPRTFLVETLPPVRAGEKIAVRPADVHVTYDSALPAEKMNPRWRGLVAEWGDFLSDELSDLQEPVIRRAWNELIGLGPGSTPAGDDFLSGLATGMLWQGKDVPFHPVPGLTSWLSGEMLRDAFAGGIWFRAKRLLCALASEDPGAVTGSAGSIADWGHTSGRAWLAGLAEALCRERTG
- a CDS encoding CaiB/BaiF CoA transferase family protein; translated protein: MKPLEGLVVLDMTRVLAGPFAAMMFADMGAEVIKIERPDGGDDTRAYPPFQGGESAYFMSLNRGKKSVTLNLKHEKGKEILKSLARKSDILIENFKPGTMDKLGLGYEDLRKENPRLIYAASSGFGQTGPYSRRPAMDVIIQGMGGMMSVTGPDEHTPTKVGSSIADIFAGLFTTIGVLAAVNSRLKTGRGQLVDVAMLDCMVAVLENAVSRYLVTGDIPRPMGNKHPAISPFATLATADGVMNIAVGNDDIWHRFCGVLGMEEFENDPRFADNPGRVTNFDALKVIMEERTVRQTTEYWLSALEKSHVPCGPINDMAHVVNDPQVLARKMIVDILHPIAGATRIPGVPIKFSETPSEIEAPAPVLGEHTEKILTSYLGFSAAEFEELKKDGAV
- a CDS encoding PucR family transcriptional regulator, coding for MIVADLLKKHLFPDFQILAGSGGLSREISAVSVLEAPDADHWMRGGEFLVGSGFVFRDDPEQLTPLISRMNAKGIAAVGFKLDRFHHRLPESMTAEADALQLPILEVPMHYRWTDIIDVIHTHLVQERNRDRPDDLSAFWEESLDFRKLMSGFAQNLQRDLLVQAPQLDLNNLFLSEGSILGGEAVQKCLDLPVVQETALPKRGQVHSCVEVRNSGQIQRFAAYRLRLDTPISIFVVLSPGELSPSARQERMVLRALTMLRASALEIAIVSSKKVMKKERFLEGLCFGLYCDPAMIRINLRELAIPLSLPASVLIASTADGLSTPRWTSPSGLSYRLGNTWVTLIPSSDIENLKDSLQQEGSALGFHFSFGSPAGDLMEISRSYQEARRTFSLLRDFSLPPGVYFYEELSLFGLLQSMSKLAEARDVWERFWEPLEKDPSQARRSLPLKELASMLVARDFNAKSCAGGLHLHYNTVRNYLREIETLLKVDLNNPHHRLGITLACHINGSIARERSSLS
- a CDS encoding (2Fe-2S)-binding protein, producing MKRLSGITELNLLVNGERRAVAARPSDTLLRVLREELGLTGAKAGCENGDCGACTVLLDGLPVKSCLLLAVEAEGHRITTAEGLKDTPVQKAFLEFNGFQCGYCTAGFLLNAHSLIAAHPEPDDETDREWLESNLCRCTGYEGIRKAISAARALAAGEGG
- a CDS encoding FAD binding domain-containing protein, which produces MIARDFDYILPESLEEARDAWREEKRAGKNPAYYGGGTEIVALARSGAFSPDCVIDLKGVPECRALGCFGGRLVFGAACSLTDAVERGGFPLLSAVARTVADKTVRNRLSLGGNVCGALPYREAVLPFLCAAGVALVFGSEGLREEALETAFDRRLKLGEGEFLVALTVDERFASLPFASSRKVRGGRVDYPLCSGAAVRDGETVDIALSGVFDYPVALSAAAVTPPEKVAESLPHRVREDALAGAGYRKALLVQVLEDILLSLEVVPS
- a CDS encoding xanthine dehydrogenase family protein molybdopterin-binding subunit, giving the protein MTTNPTQGAGPSVGRPVPRADGPSKVSGKLAYTGDLLFPGMLHAVLLPSPHASARIVSMDLEEAKQCPGVRAVVRGEDFPILFGLYLGDKSPLARGTVRHFGEPVAAVVADSEREARYAAGKIRVEYEPLPAVLSPRAALEDGAPVLHPEMEMYSHIPDILPEPGTNVANRTKIRKGDPSAAFAAAEVTAEVSVSFPPGDHAAMEPRCAVASIRADGRHMVYSSTQAPFVVRNLLGIFLGIPQGKITVIAPPCGGGFGGKAGIQLEGLAVLLSRAVGGRPVRLANTRELDMTASPGHIGLEATVKIAADRKGNLLAMDLLYLFNSGAFADYAVNVSRAAAIACTGPYRTENVTCDSLCVYTNSPFATAYRGFGHIELCFAVERAMDALAAAGGFDPVELRIRNAIRPGDRSPTGSVMDSSTGDLPGCIRKAAEMIRWDEGASGTLPSGNVTGKGIGAFWKAPAMPPNTDAGAILTFNEDGSMNLSVGVTEIGQAAHTALAQMVADRFGVSPDMVHVHTEVDTSRSPHDWATAASRSVFMAGNAALEAAGMAIERIRRTASIVLRCSPGDLEVGGGRVYHGGDPERGLPLSAVVLGYTYPGGNSVEGQVFGVGRYIAPGLSSIDPATGGGNPALEWTLGAEAVEVEGNPRDGSYRVVRAVCAMDVGRVINPDLARGQAVGAMEMALGFSCSEGFRFSSSGRVLNGSLRHYKIPRYGEDPEYDVCFLETPQHGGPLGMRGMGEQGVLGIPGAVAGALSRAFGTEFRSLPVTAEAIWKALRKKEENR